The following coding sequences are from one Cygnus olor isolate bCygOlo1 chromosome 2, bCygOlo1.pri.v2, whole genome shotgun sequence window:
- the NAPG gene encoding gamma-soluble NSF attachment protein has translation MAAQKINEALEHIAKAEKYLKTGFLKWKPDYDSAATEYGKAAVAFKNAKQFDQAREACLREAEAHENNKALFHAAKAYEQAGMMLKEMQRLPEAVQLIEKASMMYLENGTPDTAAIALERAGKLIENVSPEKAVQLYQQAASVFENEERLRQALEMLGKASRLLVRGRRLDEAALSLQKEKSIYKEIENYPTCYKKTIAQVLVHLHRNDYVAAERCVRESYSIPGFNGSEDCAALEQLLEGYDQQDQDQVSEVCNLPLFKYMDNDYAKLGLTLVVPGGGIKKKSPNTAQDKTRGPATVGSHADEEEDEYSGGLC, from the exons ATGGCGGCGCAGAAGATAAACGAGGCCCTGGAGCACATCGCCAAAGCGGAGAAATA TCTGAAAACTGGATTCTTAAAGTGGAAACCAGATTATGACAGTGCAGCTACCGAATATGGGAAGGCAG CTGTTGCTTTTAAGAATGCCAAGCAGTTTGACCAGGCAAGGGAAGCCTGTTTGCGAGAAGCTGAAGCACATGAAAACAATAAAGC ACTTTTCCATGCTGCCAA agcttaTGAACAAGCTGGCATGATGCTAAAG GAGATGCAGAGACTCCCTGAAGCTGTTCAGCTAATTGAGAAAGCCAGTATGATGTACCTGGAGAATGGGACACCAGATACAGCAGCTATTGCACTGGAACGGGCTGGAAA GTTAATAGAAAATGTGAGCCCAGAGAAGGCTGTACAGCTCTATCAGCAAGCAGCATCAGTGTTTGAA AATGAAGAACGTTTACGGCAAGCATTAGAAATGTTAGGGAAGGCTTCAAGACTTCTAGTCCGAGGACGCAG attaGATGAGGCTGCATTGtctcttcaaaaggaaaaaagtatttataagGAAATTGAAAATTATCCAACATGCTATAAG aaaactaTTGCTCAAGTCTTAGTTCATCTTCACAGAAATGATTATGTTGCTGCAGAAAGATGTGTGAGGGAAAGCTATAG TATACCGGGATTTAATGGAAGTGAAGACTGTGCAGCACTAGAGCAGCTTTTAGAAGGGTATGACCAGCAAGATCAAGATCAAGTTTCGGAAGTCTGTAACTTGCCACTCTTCAAATATATGGACAATGAT TATGCCAAGCTTGGTCTTACCTTGGTGGTCCCAGGAGGTGGGATCAAGAAGAAGTCTCCAAACACTGCACAAGACAAAACAAGAGGACCAGCCACGGTGGGCTCTCATGCCgatgaggaagaggatgaaTATTCTGGTGGACTTTGCTAG